In one window of Thermodesulfobacteriota bacterium DNA:
- a CDS encoding flagellar basal body-associated FliL family protein: MAAEVDKKEEAAPKKKGAGLIIGIVAVVLLAAAAGAYIVLSSSKGGGESAKQVDESQSAEPAKGTIFALEPFIVNLQDNSGTRYLKLTVNLELPPGSMLTELNNQSTQIRDSLIILLSSKSYSDIGTVEGKYRMRDEIVARVNQYLTKSKVNTAYFTEFVIQ; this comes from the coding sequence ATGGCGGCGGAAGTCGATAAAAAGGAAGAGGCAGCTCCAAAGAAAAAAGGGGCCGGTCTCATCATAGGCATAGTCGCGGTGGTGCTCCTTGCCGCCGCGGCCGGGGCGTATATCGTCCTCTCAAGCTCAAAGGGAGGGGGGGAGAGCGCAAAGCAGGTCGACGAGAGCCAGTCCGCGGAACCGGCCAAGGGCACCATATTCGCCCTGGAGCCCTTCATAGTAAACCTTCAGGACAACTCGGGCACCAGATACCTCAAGCTCACCGTGAACCTCGAGCTTCCTCCGGGCTCCATGCTTACCGAGCTCAACAACCAGTCGACCCAGATACGCGACTCCCTCATCATACTCTTGAGCAGCAAGAGCTACTCGGACATAGGCACCGTCGAGGGCAAGTACAGGATGCGCGACGAGATAGTGGCCAGGGTTAACCAGTACCTGACCAAAAGCAAGGTGAATACGGCATATTTCACCGAGTTCGTAATCCAGTAA
- a CDS encoding flagellar hook-length control protein FliK yields MNDRKVEQVNIPFLSIFGPALPEPGTETAAGVKAASTGGEFMSLMETYRNGMVFADNSGDVHAEAAKAQETVMSGALHTGRQIHDGSGPEDVSAGPADLLHQANYIPAKFFKGSEPQTEAVKNNIQLLEPAHYEGSNDPEGKGSGFVADSQKEFKAQGLEYAAFPASRPIAANEVKVTQPGNGLAGSDAPTEAAVPSVRQYGHGNAKADINVPGPAVPVSEAQAGRDRAVHSEDAGPAEDARPAASEEGERIAGHFERAPYQAIKEPVLAARGETHADAAVSGSTWTAQGSESAAGSGSGERVRAVPPETPSADGRVTGNGPDKTGQMPLPEEDMGSAERPGIEVSGKEPDAADNIAPRLSQKTESLHAGMGPLHGSSPRPVAVAVENGLQKDIANGVPAARTDAYVDSNGQEGADAPQAEGANEFSLKDAGETGLKLDLSQDGDGGRPEAEPDAQRPAHGALPGAAFRNLVDSASAYRPEPQAYPVEMGKQLDEVLRISVRNGGGEVRMKLNPESLGELSIRLSISNGAVTAEITAESHEAKALLEANSSMLKDSLAQQGLVLRECVVSVSSRVDAGLPERREGLFEERREEARGSGSEGKDGRKSGYDGSSQRKYQPAYGGIDLFA; encoded by the coding sequence GTGAACGACCGAAAGGTGGAGCAGGTGAACATACCGTTTCTTTCGATATTTGGACCGGCATTACCCGAGCCGGGCACGGAGACAGCAGCCGGCGTAAAGGCGGCTTCCACCGGCGGAGAATTCATGTCCCTCATGGAAACGTACCGTAATGGGATGGTGTTCGCGGACAACTCCGGCGACGTGCATGCCGAGGCCGCAAAAGCCCAGGAGACCGTCATGTCCGGCGCTCTCCATACAGGAAGGCAGATTCACGATGGGTCCGGGCCCGAGGATGTCTCGGCAGGCCCGGCGGACCTCCTGCACCAGGCAAATTACATTCCCGCTAAGTTCTTTAAAGGCAGCGAGCCTCAGACCGAGGCGGTAAAAAACAATATACAGCTCCTTGAGCCCGCGCATTACGAAGGCTCAAATGATCCGGAAGGCAAAGGCTCAGGTTTTGTGGCGGACTCCCAGAAGGAATTCAAAGCCCAGGGCCTGGAATATGCCGCTTTCCCGGCATCCCGTCCGATTGCCGCCAATGAAGTAAAGGTGACACAGCCGGGTAACGGCCTTGCAGGAAGCGATGCGCCGACTGAAGCGGCGGTGCCGAGTGTCCGTCAGTATGGTCATGGCAATGCCAAAGCCGATATCAATGTGCCCGGCCCGGCTGTGCCTGTTTCAGAAGCTCAGGCCGGGCGTGACAGGGCCGTTCATTCAGAGGACGCCGGGCCGGCAGAAGACGCCAGGCCGGCAGCTTCAGAAGAAGGCGAAAGGATTGCCGGGCATTTCGAAAGAGCTCCGTATCAAGCAATCAAGGAGCCGGTATTGGCAGCCCGCGGCGAGACGCACGCGGATGCAGCCGTCTCCGGGAGCACCTGGACGGCTCAAGGCTCAGAGTCAGCCGCGGGCTCCGGAAGTGGTGAAAGGGTGCGGGCAGTTCCGCCTGAGACGCCGTCAGCCGATGGCCGGGTCACCGGGAACGGACCTGACAAGACGGGACAGATGCCCTTGCCGGAAGAGGATATGGGCAGCGCGGAAAGGCCGGGGATTGAAGTTTCAGGTAAAGAGCCGGACGCAGCGGACAATATCGCTCCAAGGCTCTCTCAAAAGACAGAAAGCCTGCATGCCGGGATGGGTCCTCTGCATGGCAGTTCTCCCAGGCCCGTCGCTGTTGCCGTTGAAAACGGGTTGCAAAAAGACATCGCGAACGGAGTGCCTGCCGCACGGACTGACGCTTACGTCGATTCCAATGGCCAGGAAGGCGCTGACGCGCCCCAGGCCGAAGGCGCCAATGAGTTTTCCTTGAAGGATGCCGGCGAGACCGGATTGAAGCTCGACCTCTCGCAGGACGGGGACGGCGGGCGGCCGGAGGCGGAACCTGACGCCCAGAGGCCCGCTCACGGGGCGCTCCCGGGGGCCGCTTTCAGAAACCTTGTCGATTCGGCCTCGGCTTACAGGCCCGAGCCCCAGGCATACCCGGTTGAGATGGGGAAGCAGCTCGATGAGGTCCTCCGCATCTCGGTCCGGAACGGCGGGGGCGAGGTCAGGATGAAGCTCAACCCTGAAAGCCTCGGCGAGCTCTCGATACGGCTCAGCATAAGCAATGGCGCTGTAACTGCCGAGATAACCGCCGAGAGCCACGAGGCCAAGGCGCTCCTGGAGGCAAACTCCTCCATGCTAAAAGACTCGCTGGCGCAGCAGGGGCTTGTGCTCCGCGAATGCGTGGTAAGCGTGAGTTCCAGGGTTGACGCCGGCCTGCCGGAACGGAGGGAAGGCCTCTTCGAGGAGCGCCGGGAGGAGGCCCGCGGGAGCGGCAGCGAAGGGAAGGACGGACGGAAGAGCGGCTACGACGGGAGCAGCCAAAGGAAGTATCAACCCGCTTACGGCGGCATAGACCTTTTTGCCTGA
- the fliM gene encoding flagellar motor switch protein FliM, whose protein sequence is MAEQILTQVEVDALLRGLSNGDIQTEQERAEGPDTGDVQPYDFANQEKVVRGKLPTLEMINEKFSRSLRASVFNLMRKSVDISPESMRTAKYEDFVRNLQVPSSLNVFQFVPFRGQGVLAIDPSLVFLIVDSYFGGDGRFQTRIEGRDFTNVEQAVIKKVVDIIFHEMTAVWKAVHPVDFKYMRTEMNPQFVNVVGVSEHVILSAFRMEIESNAGNFTLCLPYNTIEPIKDKLLGTQRIDTSEVDARWFDNLREQFGYVPLAVSGEMGRAEISLSDLLSLRSGDVIQLNRKVKDLLEVEVEGMTKLLARPGVMDGNYALKVVDAAKGERG, encoded by the coding sequence ATGGCAGAGCAGATACTTACACAGGTCGAGGTAGACGCCCTCCTGAGGGGGCTTTCGAACGGCGACATACAGACCGAGCAGGAAAGGGCCGAAGGGCCGGATACCGGCGACGTCCAGCCGTACGATTTCGCCAACCAGGAGAAGGTGGTCCGGGGCAAGCTCCCGACACTCGAGATGATAAACGAGAAGTTCAGCAGGTCACTCAGGGCGTCGGTCTTCAACCTCATGAGGAAGTCGGTCGACATAAGCCCCGAGAGCATGAGGACGGCCAAGTACGAGGACTTCGTCCGGAACCTTCAGGTCCCCTCGAGCCTCAACGTATTCCAGTTCGTCCCGTTCAGGGGGCAGGGGGTCCTCGCCATTGACCCGAGCCTGGTCTTTCTCATAGTGGACAGCTACTTCGGCGGGGACGGCAGGTTCCAGACGCGGATCGAGGGGCGGGACTTCACGAACGTCGAGCAGGCGGTCATAAAGAAGGTCGTGGACATCATATTCCACGAGATGACGGCCGTATGGAAGGCGGTCCATCCAGTGGATTTCAAGTACATGAGGACGGAGATGAACCCCCAGTTCGTGAACGTTGTGGGCGTCTCCGAGCACGTCATACTCTCGGCCTTCAGGATGGAGATCGAGTCCAATGCCGGCAACTTCACGCTTTGCCTGCCCTACAACACGATCGAGCCCATAAAGGACAAGCTCCTCGGCACCCAGCGGATAGACACCTCCGAGGTGGACGCCCGGTGGTTCGACAATCTCCGGGAGCAGTTCGGGTACGTGCCGCTGGCGGTCTCCGGGGAGATGGGCAGGGCGGAGATAAGCCTCTCGGACCTCCTTAGCCTGCGGTCCGGGGACGTCATACAGCTCAACAGGAAGGTAAAGGACCTCTTGGAGGTCGAGGTGGAAGGCATGACCAAGCTCCTGGCGAGGCCCGGGGTCATGGACGGCAATTACGCCCTAAAGGTCGTGGACGCAGCAAAAGGAGAAAGGGGTTAG
- a CDS encoding flagellar hook assembly protein FlgD, with the protein MVSNVGVYGSSTGLNRTRAEEAMGKDAFLKLLVTQLQNQDPLNPMENTEFVAQLAQFSSLEGIQNLNSTMTGMAGSLGALSDMGSAGLIGRMVKAEADVFERVAGQEHGIGFELGSASSSTQLTISNEYGLAVRTFDLGPLPAGEHEIVWDGTDGSGSQLPPGKYSFSVGARGSNGSAIGAARYLLGFVTGVNLSEAGGSSLYVNGTPVKKESIKEIY; encoded by the coding sequence ATGGTTTCTAATGTAGGAGTATACGGTTCGTCTACGGGACTCAACAGGACAAGGGCCGAGGAGGCGATGGGCAAGGACGCGTTCCTTAAGCTCCTTGTCACGCAGCTCCAGAACCAGGACCCGCTCAACCCCATGGAGAATACCGAGTTTGTTGCCCAGCTTGCGCAGTTCAGCTCGCTCGAGGGGATACAGAACCTGAATTCAACCATGACGGGCATGGCCGGGAGCCTTGGCGCCCTGAGCGACATGGGTTCCGCCGGGCTCATCGGCAGGATGGTCAAGGCGGAGGCGGACGTTTTCGAGCGCGTTGCCGGACAGGAGCACGGCATCGGCTTCGAGCTCGGCTCCGCGTCAAGCTCGACGCAGCTTACTATCAGCAACGAATACGGCCTGGCGGTAAGGACTTTCGACCTCGGCCCCCTGCCCGCGGGCGAGCACGAGATCGTCTGGGACGGCACCGACGGCAGCGGCTCACAGCTTCCCCCCGGAAAGTACTCCTTCTCGGTCGGCGCCAGGGGCTCCAACGGCTCGGCAATCGGGGCCGCGAGATATCTCCTCGGCTTCGTTACCGGAGTCAACCTCTCCGAAGCCGGAGGCTCAAGCCTCTACGTGAACGGTACACCAGTCAAAAAGGAAAGCATAAAGGAAATATATTAG
- a CDS encoding flagellar hook protein FlgE, translating to MQSALYTGISGLNANMSNLSVIGNNISNVNTVGFKGSRVTFGDVLSQTLSGGGGTNQIGLGVVMSSIQKVFTQGAFESTGNALDLAISGNGFYMVNDPVLDTRYYTRAGQFSTDKEGFIVNPEGMRLQGYMANAAGTFQNSISDIQLATRIITPSATTSALLNANLDSNAPITGFVFTTGVNDELTFDIGGTAYTRSLVTDGGLISGAAATADQVNAAVRAVLQGAASGNTYTVSYDDQTGMFTIANDAGNTGTLDFDMVSSSAGSLLGYTANPGAPLAADGSSYTSDAAGGAFDLANAGNTSNFSVPLTVYDTLGNDHTVTMFFRKESLGSIGNTWQWFAVVDGSESLTGETEIQAQGRVTFDSSGALHSEDPIDYTHYSVSNPAGTPATGFDFTGGAGGGQTIAFDFGASITEGGTGTNGTTQYATASGVSRLIQDGYSSGTLQRIAINQDGVIQGIFTNGRALNLAQVLLADFPSPTSLSSAGMNLYSETFDSGQPLIGTPGTSGMGLVQSETLELSNVDLAREFVNMITAQRGFQANSKIITTTDELLMELVNLKR from the coding sequence ATGCAGTCAGCTCTCTATACCGGAATAAGCGGCCTGAACGCGAACATGTCCAACCTCTCGGTAATCGGCAACAACATCTCAAACGTCAACACCGTGGGCTTCAAGGGGAGCAGGGTCACGTTCGGCGACGTCCTGAGCCAGACCCTTTCAGGCGGCGGCGGCACCAACCAGATAGGCCTCGGAGTCGTCATGAGCAGCATCCAGAAGGTCTTCACCCAGGGCGCCTTCGAGAGCACCGGGAACGCCCTCGACCTCGCAATAAGCGGCAACGGGTTTTACATGGTGAACGACCCAGTGCTGGATACCAGGTACTATACCAGGGCAGGCCAGTTCTCGACCGACAAGGAGGGCTTCATAGTGAACCCCGAGGGCATGCGCCTTCAGGGCTACATGGCAAACGCCGCCGGCACCTTCCAGAACTCGATATCTGACATACAGCTTGCGACCAGGATAATTACCCCGAGCGCGACGACGAGCGCGCTCCTGAACGCGAACCTCGACTCGAACGCGCCGATAACCGGCTTCGTTTTCACTACCGGCGTAAACGACGAGCTCACCTTCGACATAGGCGGCACCGCCTATACCAGGAGCCTCGTGACCGACGGCGGCCTCATATCCGGCGCCGCCGCGACCGCCGACCAGGTAAACGCCGCGGTAAGGGCCGTCCTCCAGGGCGCGGCGAGCGGAAATACCTATACCGTTTCCTACGACGACCAGACCGGCATGTTCACCATAGCAAATGACGCTGGCAATACCGGCACCCTCGATTTCGACATGGTCTCGTCGAGCGCCGGTTCGCTCCTCGGATATACTGCCAACCCCGGCGCGCCCCTTGCAGCCGACGGTTCGAGCTATACCTCCGACGCGGCGGGCGGCGCCTTCGACCTCGCGAACGCCGGTAACACCTCCAACTTTTCCGTTCCGCTCACGGTCTACGACACCCTCGGTAACGACCATACAGTCACCATGTTTTTCAGGAAGGAGTCGCTCGGGAGCATCGGCAACACATGGCAGTGGTTCGCGGTGGTTGACGGGAGCGAGTCTCTGACCGGCGAAACCGAGATACAGGCCCAGGGCAGGGTCACCTTCGATTCGAGCGGCGCGCTCCATTCCGAAGACCCCATTGATTATACCCATTACTCGGTCAGCAACCCCGCTGGCACGCCGGCGACCGGGTTCGACTTTACCGGCGGGGCAGGCGGCGGGCAGACCATAGCCTTCGACTTCGGAGCCAGCATAACCGAGGGCGGAACAGGCACCAACGGCACCACCCAGTACGCCACCGCCTCGGGCGTATCCAGGCTTATACAGGACGGCTACTCCTCGGGCACGCTCCAGAGGATAGCCATCAACCAGGACGGCGTCATACAGGGCATATTCACGAACGGCAGGGCCCTCAACCTCGCGCAGGTGCTCCTGGCCGATTTCCCGAGCCCCACCTCCCTTTCGAGCGCCGGCATGAACCTCTACTCCGAGACCTTCGACTCGGGCCAGCCCCTTATCGGCACGCCCGGGACCTCGGGGATGGGGCTTGTCCAGTCCGAGACCCTTGAGCTTTCGAACGTCGACCTCGCAAGGGAGTTCGTGAACATGATAACCGCCCAGCGCGGCTTTCAGGCCAACTCCAAGATAATAACGACGACCGATGAGCTCCTTATGGAACTCGTGAACCTCAAGCGTTAA